One stretch of Anabas testudineus chromosome 24, fAnaTes1.2, whole genome shotgun sequence DNA includes these proteins:
- the fam167ab gene encoding protein FAM167A, with product MDVPSPPQIMVDRAGAPEIAECGEDVDLSTDDHLMNLKALAEKLRLETRRPSYLEWKARLEAERFRESGTVKGAIQAETGGKVVAPKDTAVNSDAIQCRLQSNALKRFGNVDEALSWLRRELTDMRLQDQQLARQLMRLRNDINKLKIEQTCHLHRRMLNDATFGLEERDELSDLLCECPVTPGLGLSAPLRLIGVTKMNINSRRFSLC from the exons ATGGATGTACCCTCACCTCCTCAAATCATGGTGGACAGGGCTGGTGCCCCAGAAATAGCAGAATGTGGAGAAGACGTGGATTTGTCCACTGATGATCACCTCATGAACTTGAAGGCCTTGGCAGAGAAATTAAGACTGGAAACCAGGAGACCCTCATACCTGGAATGGAAAGCCCGGCTGGAAGCAGAACGCTTCAGAGAGTCAGGAACGGTAAAAGGAGCAATCCAAGCCGAGACTGGAGGGAAGGTCGTCGCACCCAAAGACACCGCGGTGAACTCTGATGCGATTCAGTGCCGACTGCAGTCAAACGCACTGAAAAGATTTGGCAACGTCGATGAAGCTCTCAGCTGGCTCCGGAGAGAACTG acagACATGAGGTTGCAGGACCAGCAGCTGGCGAGGCAGCTCATGAGGCTCCGGAACGACATCAACAAGCTGAAGATTGAGCAGACGTGCCACCTGCATCGCAGGATGCTCAACGATGCCACGTTTGGTCTCGAGGAGCGGGACGAGTTGTCCGACCTGCTGTGCGAGTGCCCAGTGACCCCGGGCCTCGGCCTCTCGGCTCCACTGAGACTCATCGGCGTCACCAAGATGAACATAAACTCTCGCCGTTTCTCGCTGTGCTAA